Proteins encoded within one genomic window of Nonomuraea gerenzanensis:
- a CDS encoding DUF6493 family protein, with amino-acid sequence MTVEEPESEGGAVTAASSGAGDAAASGVAASGVAASGVAVSGVAVSGAVMPGVAVGGVSVGGVSVWESVVAVLDTGDLDLVADRILALDERARREVAAALPAHVPVAEERAAARWHEREARRERESEAAWRAYVRAEERAGRRVEEHERWQWDARRFRTGTTASDESWAAALRVAGAAAIGGAAAVVAWLNRRDLQDRWAWDRRTATVLERVLSARPAAWQAGFAARATLKLRTAPRRRGARDPMAGLVLAMLRRSGATPPQHDPLVVAWAAGTPIAAELREDPLLDHLLPRLFEAEGVGALLRDERADPPVPRSWLAALRKLQDEGRIGRDALLDGCLRRFLRGGQAADLRFFVRLHELLDPTYDEVSKRRRDYLRLLPVAPGAVAEPALRHLRRLEDLDPGEVTEAVLALLSRGERKLLTAGLTWLDEIARDPGAELGAPAAALGYAFACESADVQGRAVRLAVKHAKRFGEGGARAVREAATVLPQELRETLASVFGGEAGEDPRDPEGFVPVPLPAVVPAAAFPAPVVAAGDLEGLPDGGRWEAAELWLAGVVRLYGSDRRGLAARLAELWPGVAPPAGPWQAVWHWAWEIARLVTARQGGEEVSARLVMTGPGGERTSSRLVTVPMGGERAFARLPEPGDVPGPHLFLLRRWAEVCGAIGAGTLPPYLLAEPTSMTGHLDAGVLVERLAGYERAGIEALPADLRQALLRLPRATAPEVVARAGLLTSAAGRAAARWMGGDRPEPVAEIAWWYYPPAGTPGCGDRQVYREDREHAGTGAVLYELVAHLHLTPHHGDDLPGGPVEHRLKEHDGYLRWWPYLMPSDREAVAAHLVPHLTERWQRARAEPAQASALARADGPMGEAGALVLAYFAADRAWCADPEERARPLVELAARGELPAEEVGRQLALLVRRTDLKPGPVFETLESAATMGAHQEMWRIMTGFLAGFLPGPGERSHTRHAQGLTFALRAARWAGARGAVPCVAEIAQRRASNNFVREARRLHTYLT; translated from the coding sequence GTGACGGTGGAGGAGCCGGAGAGCGAGGGCGGCGCGGTTACGGCCGCGTCATCGGGCGCAGGCGACGCGGCGGCGTCGGGCGTGGCGGCGTCGGGCGTGGCGGCGTCGGGCGTCGCGGTGTCGGGCGTCGCGGTGTCGGGCGCGGTGATGCCCGGCGTGGCGGTGGGTGGGGTGTCGGTCGGTGGGGTGTCGGTGTGGGAGTCGGTGGTGGCCGTGCTCGACACCGGGGACCTCGACCTGGTGGCCGACCGGATCCTGGCCCTGGACGAGCGCGCCCGCCGCGAGGTGGCCGCCGCCCTGCCGGCCCACGTCCCCGTGGCCGAGGAACGCGCGGCGGCCAGGTGGCACGAGCGCGAGGCCAGGCGCGAACGCGAGAGCGAGGCCGCCTGGCGCGCCTACGTGCGGGCGGAGGAGCGCGCGGGCCGCCGGGTCGAGGAGCACGAGCGCTGGCAGTGGGACGCCAGGCGGTTCCGCACCGGGACGACAGCCTCCGACGAGAGCTGGGCCGCCGCGCTGCGGGTGGCGGGCGCGGCGGCGATCGGCGGGGCCGCGGCGGTCGTCGCCTGGCTCAACCGCCGCGACCTCCAGGACCGCTGGGCCTGGGACCGCCGCACCGCCACCGTCCTGGAACGCGTGCTCTCGGCCCGCCCCGCCGCCTGGCAGGCCGGCTTCGCCGCCCGCGCCACGCTCAAGCTGCGCACCGCCCCGCGCCGGCGCGGCGCCCGCGACCCCATGGCCGGGCTCGTGCTGGCCATGCTGCGGCGCAGCGGAGCCACCCCGCCCCAGCACGACCCTCTCGTCGTCGCCTGGGCCGCCGGCACCCCCATCGCGGCAGAGCTGCGCGAGGATCCGCTGCTCGACCACCTGCTGCCCCGGCTGTTCGAGGCGGAGGGCGTCGGCGCGCTGCTGCGCGACGAGCGCGCCGACCCGCCCGTGCCACGGAGCTGGCTGGCCGCGCTCAGGAAGCTGCAGGACGAGGGCCGGATCGGGCGCGACGCGCTGCTCGACGGGTGCCTGCGACGCTTCCTGCGCGGCGGGCAGGCCGCTGACCTGCGCTTCTTCGTACGCCTGCACGAGCTGCTCGATCCGACGTACGACGAGGTGAGCAAGCGGCGGCGCGACTACCTGCGGCTGCTGCCCGTCGCGCCCGGCGCCGTGGCCGAGCCGGCGCTCAGGCACCTGCGGCGGCTGGAGGACCTCGACCCCGGCGAGGTGACGGAGGCGGTGCTGGCGCTGCTGTCCAGGGGCGAGCGCAAGCTGCTGACCGCCGGGCTCACCTGGCTCGACGAGATCGCCCGCGACCCCGGTGCCGAGCTGGGCGCGCCGGCCGCCGCCCTCGGGTACGCGTTCGCCTGCGAGTCCGCCGACGTGCAGGGGCGGGCGGTGCGGCTGGCGGTCAAGCACGCCAAACGGTTCGGCGAGGGGGGGGCGCGGGCCGTGCGGGAGGCGGCCACGGTGCTGCCGCAGGAGCTGCGGGAGACGCTGGCCTCGGTGTTCGGCGGGGAGGCGGGTGAGGATCCGCGCGATCCCGAGGGGTTCGTGCCGGTGCCGCTGCCCGCTGTGGTGCCCGCCGCCGCGTTCCCCGCGCCCGTGGTGGCGGCGGGGGATCTCGAAGGGCTGCCGGACGGGGGCCGGTGGGAGGCCGCCGAGCTGTGGCTGGCCGGGGTCGTACGGCTGTACGGGAGCGATCGGCGCGGGCTGGCGGCACGGCTGGCCGAGCTGTGGCCGGGCGTGGCGCCGCCGGCCGGGCCGTGGCAGGCGGTCTGGCACTGGGCGTGGGAGATCGCGCGGCTGGTGACGGCGCGGCAAGGTGGGGAGGAGGTGTCCGCGCGGCTGGTGATGACGGGGCCGGGCGGGGAGCGGACGTCCTCACGGCTGGTGACGGTGCCGATGGGCGGGGAGCGGGCGTTCGCCCGGCTGCCCGAGCCCGGTGACGTGCCGGGGCCGCACCTGTTCCTGCTGCGGCGCTGGGCCGAGGTGTGCGGGGCGATCGGGGCGGGGACGCTGCCGCCGTACCTGCTGGCCGAGCCCACCTCGATGACCGGCCACCTCGACGCCGGGGTGCTGGTGGAGCGGCTGGCGGGCTACGAGCGGGCAGGGATCGAGGCGCTGCCCGCCGACCTGCGGCAGGCGCTGTTGCGGCTGCCGCGCGCGACCGCGCCCGAGGTGGTGGCGCGGGCCGGGCTGCTCACCTCGGCGGCGGGACGGGCGGCGGCGCGCTGGATGGGCGGTGACCGGCCCGAGCCTGTCGCGGAGATCGCGTGGTGGTACTACCCGCCCGCGGGCACTCCGGGGTGCGGCGACCGGCAGGTGTACCGCGAGGACCGCGAGCACGCCGGGACCGGAGCGGTGCTCTACGAGCTCGTGGCGCACCTCCACCTGACTCCGCATCATGGTGACGACCTCCCGGGCGGGCCGGTGGAGCACCGGTTGAAGGAGCACGACGGCTACCTGCGCTGGTGGCCGTACCTGATGCCGTCCGACAGGGAGGCCGTGGCGGCGCACCTCGTGCCGCACCTCACCGAGCGCTGGCAGCGAGCCCGCGCCGAGCCCGCCCAGGCGTCGGCGCTGGCGCGCGCGGACGGCCCGATGGGCGAGGCGGGCGCGCTCGTGCTGGCCTACTTCGCGGCCGACCGGGCCTGGTGCGCCGACCCGGAGGAACGGGCCAGGCCGCTGGTGGAGCTGGCCGCCCGAGGGGAGCTGCCCGCCGAGGAGGTGGGGCGGCAACTGGCGCTGCTGGTCCGCAGGACGGACCTCAAGCCGGGCCCGGTGTTCGAGACGCTGGAGAGTGCGGCCACGATGGGCGCCCACCAGGAGATGTGGCGGATCATGACGGGTTTCCTGGCCGGTTTCCTGCCGGGCCCGGGGGAGCGGTCGCACACCCGGCACGCGCAGGGGCTCACGTTCGCCCTGCGGGCCGCGCGCTGGGCGGGGGCACGCGGGGCGGTGCCCTGCGTCGCCGAGATCGCGCAGCGCCGCGCCTCGAACAACTTCGTCAGGGAGGCCCGCAGGCTGCACACGTACCTGACCTGA
- a CDS encoding NACHT domain-containing protein: protein MRWDRSILLGLSVVLTAVVIPIAANQLGTTGGFQAPWIPVLVGAAMVLAAASWVLDRLLRSAPSMERLDEVEGKFAAQVERQWRWEAAAADLLGAGRLPVRWSGSPGGETGDVARLHQTFQSSPTRRLLILGPPGSGKTGLALLILLELLAKRGEKDPVPVLFGISGWDPSIQPLHDWLVERLLAEYPSLAGMPSGAEIARTLVARRRVLPLLDGLDEVPAGQRALMMDALAKTLNAGDPLILTSRDAEFVSLDAGRKADLLLNGLAIELRPLRLADVMSTLRAGLPEPAPAGWAALLEALAARPADTAGQARPADTAGQARSADTVGHVRSADTVGRALSRPWALAVLRRVYDVHDDPAELLDAARFPDAGAIERHLIDRLIDRQPVLGSDELRFSRDDTRRWLAFLSDHMTGPKTGDLAWWQLPRALSPVLHHGAGGYFGGALMLLVGLTIEVLALPLGWVWLLSIVAAGGLGGALATMAGRRRCLALYPRHYGRGTPASPRTTLRTALASAAAQVVGGGVAAALLIYLVPFAVTGSTPGPQEVLVGAYVAGLMGGLSTPGFTYLLTVVFLAYRRRIPPRLMTFLEHSARIGLLREVGPVYQFRYPHLRDVLVSRHPAGVTAPEASPAAVPGPPPVPVIPPASKIDAVARRKVCEAALVQPDVLRIIDDAREDRSHEAVTALLQRLLAEHADQVERAASAQYERFAQARRRLVEAARLPFWSRPAVPYLWGAWLAGATAAWTAGMWWSPVAFRASLGVALGGCAAVLLVRRRVRGARIEGLFRAVVTPLAPLLVLGIVLSLFSQVPRPPAEPPLVLWLSLALWLVATLLWLSSVPAMRDRAILASRDPAEWLQLPASLVGFRVAAEQAYQDWIGALVREGLMPCFHAVVDDEQDAMTTVLPQFEQNRLGGLSRVEEFVPTEESRYLEHLIARLNSASVGVSGSRGVGKSTVLRHLCARDREDGTANLRLLVHAPTAYDAKEFITHLFAEVCEEVAGEAAAHAHPGRQRSLLGLLPAITTVAGTVLLVGGLRWDQLRPMMAGLTARPALLVAALGGLLAAAGLAATWRANRRRRRVTGATASEVAARDHLRSLRYQQAVTATRTGELGVPGGGKLGGQWAVQRTEQARGYPQLVAELRELLGQIALDRQDRKGKVIIGIDELDKIGNAEDAERLLNDLKVVFGVPGCFFLVALSEDALSAFERRSLAFRNTFDSAFDRIVRITPLRHAESRQLLMRRGIALPLPYVWLCHALTGGLPRDLLRTALDLTTIASQEGEHDLSPLAARMIRQDLAVIIGAHLRDAAQLPGKHAPAVTEWLARCAAISSLSVTALDDLAGGVPPDAADEPVAVQACAYLHILAALIVIFIERPADCLAALQAEAQPGTVDRIAEARLLLATDPRLAWHRIRRIRAAAPFH, encoded by the coding sequence ATGCGCTGGGACCGCTCGATCCTCCTGGGCCTGTCGGTGGTGCTGACGGCTGTCGTGATCCCGATCGCGGCCAACCAGCTCGGCACGACGGGCGGGTTCCAGGCGCCGTGGATCCCTGTCCTCGTGGGCGCCGCGATGGTGCTGGCGGCCGCGTCGTGGGTGCTGGACCGGCTGCTGCGCTCCGCGCCGTCCATGGAACGGCTCGACGAGGTGGAGGGCAAGTTCGCGGCCCAGGTGGAGCGGCAGTGGCGATGGGAGGCCGCCGCCGCGGACCTGCTGGGCGCCGGCCGCCTGCCGGTCCGGTGGTCCGGCTCCCCTGGCGGCGAGACGGGCGACGTCGCGCGGCTGCACCAGACCTTCCAGTCGTCGCCGACGAGGCGGCTGCTGATCCTCGGGCCGCCCGGCTCGGGCAAGACCGGCCTGGCCCTGCTGATCCTCCTGGAGTTGCTGGCCAAGCGGGGCGAGAAGGATCCGGTGCCGGTGCTGTTCGGCATCTCGGGCTGGGATCCGTCGATCCAGCCGCTGCACGACTGGCTCGTGGAGCGCCTGCTCGCCGAGTACCCGTCGCTGGCCGGCATGCCGTCCGGCGCCGAGATCGCCCGCACGCTGGTGGCCCGCCGCCGGGTCCTGCCCCTCCTGGACGGGCTGGACGAGGTGCCCGCCGGCCAGCGCGCCCTCATGATGGACGCGCTGGCCAAGACGCTCAACGCCGGCGACCCGCTGATCCTCACCAGCCGTGACGCGGAGTTCGTCTCGCTCGACGCGGGCCGTAAGGCCGACCTCCTGCTCAACGGCCTGGCCATCGAGCTGCGCCCGCTGCGGCTCGCCGACGTGATGTCCACCCTGCGCGCCGGGCTGCCCGAGCCCGCGCCCGCCGGCTGGGCGGCCCTGCTGGAGGCGCTCGCCGCCCGCCCTGCCGACACGGCCGGCCAGGCCCGCCCCGCCGACACGGCCGGCCAGGCCCGCTCCGCCGACACGGTCGGCCACGTCCGCTCCGCCGACACGGTCGGCCGGGCGCTGAGCAGACCGTGGGCGCTGGCCGTGCTGCGCAGGGTCTACGACGTCCATGACGATCCCGCGGAGCTCCTGGACGCGGCCCGCTTCCCCGACGCCGGCGCGATAGAGCGTCACCTGATCGACCGGCTGATCGACAGGCAGCCCGTCCTCGGCTCCGACGAGCTGCGGTTCAGCCGCGACGACACCCGCCGCTGGCTGGCCTTCCTGTCCGACCACATGACCGGCCCCAAGACCGGCGACCTCGCCTGGTGGCAGCTGCCCCGCGCGCTCTCGCCCGTCCTGCACCACGGGGCGGGCGGCTACTTCGGCGGCGCTCTCATGCTGCTCGTGGGGCTGACCATCGAGGTGCTGGCCCTCCCCCTCGGCTGGGTGTGGCTGCTGTCGATCGTCGCGGCGGGCGGGCTCGGCGGCGCGCTGGCGACCATGGCGGGGCGACGCCGCTGCCTGGCCCTGTACCCGCGCCACTACGGCCGGGGAACGCCCGCGAGCCCCCGCACGACGTTACGCACGGCGCTGGCGAGCGCGGCGGCCCAGGTGGTGGGGGGCGGGGTCGCGGCCGCGCTGCTGATCTACCTGGTGCCGTTCGCCGTGACGGGCAGCACGCCGGGGCCGCAGGAGGTGCTCGTCGGCGCCTACGTGGCGGGGCTGATGGGCGGGCTGAGCACTCCCGGGTTCACCTACCTCCTGACCGTGGTCTTCCTCGCCTACCGGCGCCGGATCCCGCCGCGGCTGATGACGTTCCTGGAGCACTCCGCCAGGATCGGCCTGCTGCGGGAGGTCGGCCCCGTCTACCAGTTCCGCTACCCGCACCTGCGCGACGTGCTGGTCAGCCGGCACCCCGCCGGGGTCACCGCCCCCGAGGCGTCGCCGGCCGCCGTGCCCGGCCCGCCGCCCGTCCCGGTGATCCCGCCTGCCAGCAAGATCGACGCGGTGGCCAGGCGGAAGGTCTGCGAGGCGGCGCTCGTCCAGCCCGACGTGCTGCGGATCATCGACGACGCCCGCGAGGACCGCTCGCACGAGGCCGTCACGGCCCTGCTCCAGCGGCTGCTCGCCGAGCACGCCGACCAGGTCGAGCGGGCGGCCTCGGCCCAGTACGAACGTTTCGCGCAGGCCCGCCGGCGCCTGGTGGAGGCCGCGCGGCTGCCGTTCTGGAGCCGGCCGGCCGTGCCCTACCTGTGGGGCGCCTGGCTGGCGGGCGCGACGGCGGCGTGGACGGCAGGCATGTGGTGGTCGCCCGTGGCGTTCCGGGCGTCGCTCGGGGTCGCGCTGGGCGGCTGCGCGGCCGTCCTCCTGGTCCGGCGCAGGGTGCGCGGAGCCCGGATCGAGGGCCTGTTCAGGGCCGTGGTCACGCCGCTGGCGCCGCTGCTCGTCCTGGGGATCGTCCTGTCCCTGTTCTCCCAGGTGCCGCGCCCTCCGGCGGAGCCGCCCCTGGTGTTGTGGCTGTCGCTCGCGCTCTGGCTCGTCGCGACCCTGCTCTGGCTGTCCAGCGTGCCCGCCATGCGCGACCGCGCCATCCTGGCGAGCCGGGACCCGGCGGAGTGGCTGCAACTGCCTGCCTCGCTGGTGGGCTTCCGCGTCGCGGCGGAGCAGGCGTACCAGGACTGGATCGGCGCCCTGGTCAGGGAGGGGCTCATGCCGTGCTTCCACGCGGTGGTGGACGACGAGCAGGACGCCATGACCACGGTCCTGCCGCAGTTCGAGCAGAACAGGCTCGGCGGGCTGAGCAGGGTCGAGGAGTTCGTCCCCACCGAGGAGAGCCGCTACCTGGAGCATCTCATCGCGCGGCTGAACAGCGCGAGCGTCGGCGTGAGCGGATCCAGGGGCGTGGGCAAGAGCACCGTGCTGCGGCACCTGTGCGCCCGCGACCGGGAGGACGGGACGGCGAACCTGCGCCTGCTGGTGCACGCGCCCACCGCCTACGACGCCAAGGAGTTCATCACCCACCTGTTCGCCGAGGTGTGCGAGGAGGTCGCGGGGGAGGCCGCCGCGCACGCCCACCCGGGCAGGCAGCGGAGCCTGCTCGGGCTGCTGCCCGCGATCACCACCGTCGCCGGGACCGTGCTGCTGGTCGGCGGCCTGCGCTGGGACCAGCTGCGGCCGATGATGGCCGGCCTGACCGCGCGGCCGGCGCTGCTCGTCGCCGCGCTGGGCGGGCTGCTGGCCGCCGCCGGGCTGGCCGCCACCTGGCGGGCCAACCGGCGCAGGCGCCGGGTGACCGGGGCCACCGCCTCGGAGGTCGCCGCCCGCGACCACCTGCGTTCCCTGCGCTACCAGCAGGCGGTGACCGCCACGCGTACGGGCGAGCTGGGGGTGCCGGGGGGCGGCAAGCTGGGCGGGCAGTGGGCCGTGCAGCGCACCGAGCAGGCGCGCGGCTACCCGCAGCTCGTGGCGGAGCTGCGGGAGCTGCTCGGGCAGATCGCGCTCGACCGGCAGGACCGCAAGGGCAAGGTGATCATCGGCATCGACGAGCTGGACAAGATCGGCAACGCGGAGGACGCCGAGCGGCTGCTCAACGATCTGAAGGTGGTCTTCGGGGTGCCGGGCTGCTTCTTCCTCGTCGCCCTGTCGGAGGACGCGCTCAGCGCGTTCGAACGCCGGAGCCTGGCCTTCAGGAACACCTTCGACAGCGCTTTCGACCGGATCGTCCGCATCACGCCCCTCAGGCACGCGGAGTCGCGCCAGTTGCTGATGCGGCGCGGCATCGCGCTGCCGCTGCCCTACGTCTGGCTCTGCCACGCGCTCACCGGCGGGCTGCCCCGCGACCTGCTGCGTACCGCGCTCGATCTGACCACGATCGCCTCGCAGGAGGGCGAGCACGACCTGAGCCCGCTGGCCGCCAGGATGATCCGGCAGGACCTCGCCGTGATCATCGGGGCGCACCTGCGCGACGCGGCCCAGCTCCCCGGCAAGCACGCCCCCGCCGTCACCGAGTGGCTGGCCAGGTGCGCGGCGATCAGCTCGTTGAGCGTGACCGCCCTCGACGACCTCGCCGGCGGCGTGCCTCCCGACGCGGCGGACGAGCCGGTGGCCGTGCAGGCCTGTGCCTACCTGCACATCCTGGCCGCGCTGATCGTCATCTTCATCGAACGGCCGGCGGACTGCCTGGCGGCCCTGCAGGCCGAGGCGCAGCCGGGCACCGTCGACCGCATCGCCGAGGCCCGCCTGCTGCTGGCGACGGATCCGCGCCTGGCCTGGCACCGGATCCGCCGCATCCGGGCAGCGGCCCCGTTCCACTGA
- a CDS encoding DUF5925 domain-containing protein: MSVIREVPFPSPDSSELPMNIWIDDADSAIDVIDALALSPFATGAQPWSRLANLERVRPEATLTPAGGRVLRTARVEDGSESRLISGDGWTLRIVRHRNRTATVSVTAINEDLAKTVLAESIEGAEEPVPDVDHVEMGFWWRGMHGGTRSEKPITAQPWGEISANYSAKVRPALDRLMSITPADVNGRLILLHGEPGTGKTTLLRTLAKQWREWCQVDCVLDPERLFNEPGYLMEVAVGYDTDEDAQRWRLLVLEDCDELISSGAKAQAGQGLSRLLNLTDGLLGQGRDVLVAITTNEDLTRLHPAVVRPGRCLAQVEVGPLSKEEAVAWLGSSQGVGPSGATLAQLYALRAGREITPVPGDESTGLYL; this comes from the coding sequence ATGTCTGTGATCAGGGAGGTGCCGTTCCCCAGCCCCGACTCCTCTGAGCTCCCGATGAACATCTGGATCGACGACGCCGACTCGGCCATCGACGTGATCGACGCGCTGGCGCTGTCGCCGTTCGCGACGGGTGCCCAGCCGTGGTCGCGCCTGGCCAATCTGGAGCGTGTCCGCCCCGAGGCCACGCTCACCCCCGCCGGCGGTCGCGTGCTGCGCACCGCGCGGGTCGAGGACGGCTCGGAGTCGCGGCTGATCAGCGGAGACGGCTGGACCCTGCGCATCGTCCGGCACCGCAACCGCACCGCGACGGTCAGCGTGACGGCGATCAACGAGGACCTGGCCAAGACCGTGCTCGCCGAGAGCATCGAGGGCGCCGAGGAGCCCGTGCCCGACGTCGACCACGTCGAGATGGGCTTCTGGTGGCGCGGCATGCACGGCGGCACCCGCTCCGAGAAGCCGATCACGGCGCAGCCGTGGGGCGAGATCAGCGCCAACTACTCCGCCAAGGTCCGGCCGGCGCTCGACCGGCTCATGTCGATCACCCCGGCCGACGTCAACGGCCGCCTCATCCTCCTGCACGGCGAGCCGGGCACCGGCAAGACCACGCTGCTGCGCACGCTGGCCAAGCAGTGGCGCGAGTGGTGCCAGGTCGACTGCGTGCTCGACCCCGAGCGGCTGTTCAACGAGCCGGGCTACCTGATGGAGGTGGCGGTCGGCTACGACACCGACGAGGACGCGCAGCGCTGGCGCCTGCTGGTGCTCGAAGACTGCGACGAGCTGATCAGCTCCGGCGCCAAGGCCCAGGCGGGGCAGGGGCTCTCGCGCCTGCTCAACCTGACCGACGGCCTGCTCGGGCAGGGCCGCGACGTCCTGGTGGCGATCACCACGAACGAGGACCTGACCCGCCTGCACCCCGCCGTCGTCCGGCCCGGCCGCTGCCTGGCCCAGGTCGAGGTGGGGCCGCTGAGCAAGGAGGAGGCGGTCGCCTGGCTGGGCTCGTCCCAAGGCGTGGGGCCGTCGGGGGCGACGCTGGCGCAGCTGTACGCGTTGCGCGCCGGCCGCGAGATCACCCCGGTGCCGGGCGACGAGTCGACCGGCCTGTACCTCTGA
- a CDS encoding CASTOR/POLLUX-related putative ion channel: protein MSKITFRERARYWFDNTMSRGTASLIGWLAVVSIGLIMVVAALTIWLAPGEPEGVQHAGEVLWIALMHALTPGKVASDKGSLAYMAVMFVCSLGGLFIVSMLVGLLSNGLKQRVDRLRRGRSRIVESGHTVVLGWSDQVFTIVAELVKAHASQKGSVIAVLAERDKLEMEEAIREHVGDLGRTRVVCRTGRPTEPRDLALMNLAAARSVVVLSPEGEDPDAHVIKILLALAKRRGAHPPVVAGLTSSRNAAAARLAGGPDVHLVDSDDTASRLIVQSSRQSGMSVVCMDLLNFDGGEIYLRTPKKLVGVTYGEALHAYQTASAIGLRRPSGVVLNPPADTVINADDEIIVIAHDDSHVRLAAGKQAIDESAIVTAGTAPTEPERTLLLNWNGRAEQIIRYLDGYVAPGSVLEVAADHPKAGSNLAGLRNLTVNVKDCDTTDRFALESLGVGLFQHVIVLSDDRFDPHHADTRTLMTLLQLRDMQSTLGEHYSIVSEMHDENNRALAEVTEADDIVISDTVIGLLLAQLAENRHLADVFAYLFDSRGSEIYPRPAGDYVKTGTRVSFATVVESARRRGETAIGYRNATARNDPPHYGIVLNPDKSEQIVLGRRDSVIVLAER from the coding sequence GTGTCGAAGATCACGTTCCGCGAGCGGGCGCGGTACTGGTTCGACAACACCATGTCCAGGGGCACGGCGTCGCTGATCGGCTGGCTCGCTGTCGTGTCGATCGGGCTGATCATGGTCGTGGCGGCACTCACGATCTGGCTCGCCCCAGGGGAGCCGGAAGGTGTCCAGCACGCGGGGGAGGTGCTCTGGATCGCTCTCATGCACGCCCTGACCCCCGGCAAGGTGGCCAGCGACAAGGGCTCCTTGGCGTACATGGCCGTGATGTTCGTCTGCTCGCTCGGCGGCCTGTTCATCGTCAGCATGCTCGTCGGCCTGCTCTCCAACGGCCTCAAGCAGAGGGTGGACCGGCTGCGCAGGGGGCGCTCGCGGATCGTGGAGTCCGGGCACACGGTCGTGCTCGGCTGGTCCGACCAGGTGTTCACGATCGTGGCCGAGCTGGTCAAGGCGCACGCCAGCCAGAAGGGCTCGGTGATCGCCGTCCTGGCGGAACGCGACAAGCTCGAGATGGAGGAGGCCATCCGCGAGCACGTCGGCGACCTCGGCAGGACCCGCGTCGTCTGCCGCACCGGCCGCCCGACCGAGCCGCGCGACCTGGCGCTGATGAACCTGGCGGCGGCCCGCTCCGTCGTCGTGCTCTCGCCCGAGGGCGAGGACCCCGACGCGCACGTGATCAAGATCCTGCTCGCCCTGGCCAAGCGCCGCGGCGCGCACCCGCCGGTGGTCGCCGGCCTCACCTCCAGCCGCAACGCCGCCGCCGCCCGCCTGGCCGGCGGCCCCGACGTGCACCTCGTCGACTCCGACGACACCGCCTCCCGGCTCATCGTGCAGTCCTCGCGCCAGTCCGGCATGTCCGTCGTCTGCATGGACCTGCTGAACTTCGACGGCGGCGAGATCTACCTGCGCACCCCCAAGAAGCTCGTCGGTGTCACCTACGGGGAGGCGCTGCACGCCTACCAGACCGCCTCCGCGATCGGCCTGCGCCGCCCCTCCGGCGTCGTGCTGAACCCGCCCGCCGACACCGTCATCAACGCCGACGACGAGATCATCGTCATCGCCCACGACGACTCCCACGTCCGCCTGGCCGCCGGCAAGCAGGCCATCGACGAGTCCGCCATCGTCACCGCCGGGACTGCGCCCACCGAGCCCGAGCGCACGCTCCTGCTCAATTGGAACGGCCGCGCCGAGCAGATCATCCGCTACCTCGACGGCTACGTGGCCCCCGGCTCGGTCCTGGAGGTCGCCGCCGACCACCCCAAGGCCGGCTCCAACCTGGCGGGCCTGCGCAACCTCACCGTGAACGTCAAGGACTGCGACACCACCGACAGGTTCGCCCTGGAGTCGCTCGGCGTCGGCCTCTTCCAGCACGTCATCGTGCTGTCCGACGACCGCTTCGACCCCCACCACGCCGACACGCGCACGCTCATGACGCTGCTGCAGCTGCGCGACATGCAGAGCACGCTCGGCGAGCACTACTCGATCGTCAGCGAGATGCACGACGAGAACAACCGCGCCCTGGCCGAGGTCACCGAGGCCGACGACATCGTGATCAGCGACACCGTCATCGGCCTGCTCCTGGCCCAGCTCGCTGAGAACCGCCACCTGGCCGACGTGTTCGCCTACCTCTTCGACTCGCGTGGCTCGGAGATCTACCCCCGGCCCGCCGGCGACTACGTCAAGACCGGCACGCGCGTGTCGTTCGCCACCGTCGTGGAGTCGGCGCGGCGCAGGGGCGAGACCGCGATCGGCTACCGCAACGCCACGGCCCGCAACGACCCGCCGCACTACGGCATCGTCCTGAACCCCGACAAGTCCGAGCAGATCGTGCTGGGACGGCGAGACTCGGTGATCGTCCTCGCCGAACGCTGA